In the Perca flavescens isolate YP-PL-M2 chromosome 20, PFLA_1.0, whole genome shotgun sequence genome, one interval contains:
- the LOC114546703 gene encoding high choriolytic enzyme 1-like, which produces MSPSASLLLLLLGLSQALPLPDTVDITTRILTSNKGSDEFLLEGDLLVPMTRNALICPNQNCFWKKNSSGLVLVPFTVSSDFTSSEKQLIVSALQGFHRKTCIRFVPRTNETDYVSVENKSGCFSYVGKSGGAQLLSLQRPGCLYYGTIQHEFNHALGFRHEQSRSDRDNYVRINWTNIDPQQVYNFNKQVTNNLNTPYDYSSIMEYARTAFSINGQDTIDPIPDSHVPIGQSKSLSAWDIIRINKLYRC; this is translated from the coding sequence ATGAGTCCCTCTGccagcctgctgctgctgctgctcggcCTCTCTCAGGCCCTTCCTCTTCCAGACACCGTCGACATCACCACCAGGATTCTCACCTCCAACAAGGGCAGTGATGAGTTCCTGCTGGAAGGAGACCTGCTGGTTCCCATGACCAGAAACGCCCTCATATGCCCTAACCAGAACTGCTTCTGGAAGAAAAACTCCAGTGGCCTGGTGCTGGTCCCCTTCACCGTGAGCAGTGACTTCACCAGCTCAGAGAAGCAGCTGATTGTCAGCGCCTTGCAGGGCTTCCACAGGAAAACCTGTATCCGCTTTGTGCCCCGTACCAACGAGACCGACTACGTCAGCGTGGAGAACAAATCAGGATGTTTCTCCTATGTGGGCAAATCGGGAGGCGCTCAGCTTCTCTCTCTGCAGAGGCCGGGCTGCCTCTACTACGGCACCATCCAGCACGAGTTCAACCACGCTCTGGGCTTCCGGCACGAACAGAGCCGGAGCGATCGCGACAACTACGTCAGGATCAACTGGACCAACATCGACCCTCAGCAGGTCTACAACTTCAACAAGCAGGTCACCAACAACCTGAACACTCCCTACGACTACAGCTCCATCATGGAATATGCAAGAACAGCCTTCTCCATCAACGGGCAGGACACCATCGACCCCATCCCCGACTCTCACGTCCCGATCGGCCAGAGTAAGAGCTTGTCTGCCTGGGACATCATAAGGATCAATAAGCTCTACAGGTGCTAA